One genomic window of Ornithorhynchus anatinus isolate Pmale09 chromosome 10, mOrnAna1.pri.v4, whole genome shotgun sequence includes the following:
- the KRT80 gene encoding keratin, type II cytoskeletal 80, translating into MVMSSVRQVFVSHYPDQAQGRRGIIAVPGATSLRSSPSPPSPTPPLPPRHPRAMAGLPQSFSSLSGCGPSGLGWRMSGEAGFSSCSFTGGDAPHSFCKVTVDPCLLLPLDIKVDPAIQQQKAREREEMKTLNDKFVSLIGKVQYLEQRNQLLETRWAFLKEQESGPINCSNIYEAYTTRLQTELADVSQERGRLEAELQQVLGSVDEYRIRYEEEIAKRTDMEFTFVQLKKDLDAECLRRTELETKLQGLQSFVELMKNVYQQELQNLMAEVKDVSVTVGMDSRCHVNLNGIVEEVKAQYDAIAAKSLEEAEAYSRNRLEERQARSAECGNSLQASRSEISDLNIQIQKLRSQKLSLKSHCLHLEESIKEAEEQGNVAFQDAKAKLLQLEAALHKAKQDMALQLRDYQELMNVKLALDIEIATYRKLVEGEESRMDCPSSAVVSTVQSRNRPAKATPLGPSQSLSCKKKCEKKGPVIKITELTEKLLSQESEATQ; encoded by the exons ATGGTAATGAGCAGTGTGAGACAGGTGTTTGTAAGTCATTATCCAGACCAAGCGCAGGGGAGACGGGGAATCATCGCCGTCCCCGGTGCCACCTCTCTCCGGTCatccccgtctcccccttccccgacccctcccctcccgccccgccatcCCCGAGCCATGGCCGGCCTCCCACAGTCCTTCAGCAGCCTCAGCGGCTGCGGGCCATCCGGCCTGGGGTGGAGGATGAGCGGGGAGGCTGGCTTCAGCTCCTGCAGCTTCACCGGAGGAGACGCTCCCCATTCCTTCTGCAAAGTGACCGTCGACCCCTgcctgctgctgcccctggaCATTAAGGTGGACCCGGCCATCCAGCAGCAGAAGgcccgggagagggaggagatgaaaaCCCTCAACGATAAGTTTGTCTCTCTGATTGGGAAG GTGCAGTACCTGGAGCAGCGGAACCAGCTCCTGGAAACACGCTGGGCCTTCCTCAAGGAACAGGAGTCAGGCCCGATCAACTGCTCCAACATCTACGAGGCCTACACCACCCGGCTGCAGACGGAGCTGGCCGATGTCAGCCAGGAGAGGGGCCGACTGGAGGCCGAGCTGCAGCAGGTGCTGGGGAGCGTGGACGAATACCGCATCAG GTACGAAGAAGAGATCGCGAAGAGGACGGACATGGAGTTTACCTTCGTTCAGCTGAAAAAG GACCTGGATGCTGAATGTCTACGGAGAACTGAGCTGGAGACCAAGCTGCAGGGCCTTCAGAGCTTCGTGGAGCTGATGAAAAACGTGTATCAGCAG GAGCTCCAGAACCTGATGGCGGAAGTCAAGGACGTCTCGGTGACAGTAGGGATGGACAGCCGGTGCCATGTCAACCTGAACGGTATCGTGGAAGAGGTGAAGGCCCAGTACGATGCCATCGCAGCCAAGAGCCTGGAGGAGGCTGAGGCCTATTCCAGGAACAGG CTGGAGGAGCGCCAGGCTCGGTCGGCCGAATGCGGGAACAGCCTCCAGGCCAGCCGGAGTGAGATCTCCGACTTGAACATTCAGATCCAGAAACTGCGCTCCCAGAAACTCTCGCTCAAGAGTCAC TGCTTGCACCTGGAGGAGAGCATCAAGGAGGCCGAGGAGCAGGGCAACGTGGCCTTTCAGGACGCCAAGGCCAAACTGCTGCAACTGGAGGCCGCCCTGCACAAGGCCAAGCAGGACATGGCGCTCCAGCTGCGGGACTATCAGGAGCTGATGAACGTCAAACTTGCCCTGGACATCGAGATCGCCACCTACCGCAAGCTGGTCGAGGGCGAGGAGAGCAG aatgGACTGTCCCTCCTCAGCCGTGGTCAGCACCGTCCAGTCCAGGAACAGGCCCG CCAAAGCCACCCCCTTAGGCCCctcccagtctctgtcctgcaagaAGAAGTGTGAGAAGAAGGGACCGGTCATCAAGATCACCGAGCTGACCGAGAAGCTGCTCTCCCAGGAGTCCGAGGCCACTCAGTAA